One segment of Hippopotamus amphibius kiboko isolate mHipAmp2 chromosome 2, mHipAmp2.hap2, whole genome shotgun sequence DNA contains the following:
- the LOC130844170 gene encoding surfeit locus protein 1 isoform X3, whose amino-acid sequence MELKKLEYRPVKVRGHFDHSKELHMMPRTMVDPAREAREAGRLSSAPESGAYVVTPFHCTDLGITILVNRGFVPRKKVNPDTRSKGQIEGEVDLVGMVRLTETRKPFIPENNPERNHWHYRDLEAMARLTGAEPIFIDADFKSTVPGGPIGGQTRVTLRNEHMQYIITWYGLCAATSYLWFKKFLRRTPGV is encoded by the exons ATGGAACTGAAGAAGCTGGAGTACAGGCCAGTGAAGGTCAGGGGGCACTTTGACCACTCCAAGGAGCTGCACATGATGCCACGGACCATGGTGGACCCAGCCCGGGAGGCCCGGGAGGCCGGCCGGCTCTCGTCAGCGCCTGAGAGTGGTGCCTACGTGGTCACTCCCTTCCACTGCACAGACCTGGG AATCACCATCCTGGTAAACAGAGGGTTTGTGCCCCGCAAGAAAGTGAACCCAGACACACGGAGTAAAGGCCAG ATCGAGGGAGAAGTGGACCTAGTTGGGATGGTGAGGCTGACAGAGACCAGAAAGCCCTTCATTCCTGAGAATAATCCGGAGAGGAACCACTGGCATTACCGGGACCTGGAGGCCATGGCCAGGCTCACAGGCGCAGAGCCCATCTTCATAGATGCCGACTTCA AGAGCACAGTCCCCGGAGGACCTATTGGAGGGCAAACCAGAGTCACCCTGAGGAACGAGCACATGCAGTACATCATCACCTG GTACGGACTCTGTGCGGCCACGTCGTACCTGTGGTTTAAGAAATTCCTAAGACGGACTCCTGGTGTGTGA
- the RPL7A gene encoding 60S ribosomal protein L7a, whose product MPKGKKAKGKKVAPAPAVVKKQEAKKVVNPLFEKRPKNFGIGQDIQPKRDLTRFVKWPRYIRLQRQRAILYKRLKVPPAINQFTQALDRQTATQLLKLAHKYRPETKQEKKQRLLARAEKKAAGKGDVPTKRPPVLRAGVNTVTTLVENKKAQLVVIAHDVDPIELVVFLPALCRKMGVPYCIIKGKARLGRLVHRKTCTTVAFTQVNSEDKGALAKLVEAIRTNYNDRYDEIRRHWGGNVLGPKSVARIAKLEKAKAKELATKLG is encoded by the exons ATG CCCAAAGGGAAGAAGGCCAAAGGGAAGAAGGTGGCCCCGGCCCCTGCTGTGGTGAAGAAACAGGAGGCCAAGAAGGTGGTCAACCCCCTGTTCGAGAAGAGGCCCAAGAATTTCGGCATCG GACAGGACATCCAGCCCAAAAGGGACCTCACCCGCTTTGTCAAATGGCCCCGCTACATTCGTCTGCAGCGGCAAAGGGCTATCCTCTACAAGCGGCTGAAAGTGCCTCCCGCGATTAACCAGTTCACCCAGGCCTTGGACCGCCAGACAG CTACTCAATTGCTTAAGCTGGCCCACAAGTACAGAccagagacaaagcaagagaagaAGCAGAGGTTGCTGGCCCGAGCTGAGAAGAAAGCTGCGGGTAAAGGGGATGTCCCCACCAAGAGGCCACCTGTCCTCCGAGCAG GGGTTAATACTGTCACCACCTTGGTGGAGAACAAGAAGGCTCAGCTGGTGGTGATCGCACATGACGTGGACCCCATCGAG CTGGTGGTCTTCCTGCCTGCCCTGTGCCGAAAGATGGGGGTTCCCTACTGCATCATCAAGGGGAAGGCCAGGCTGGGGCGTCTGGTCCACAGGAAGACCTGCACCACCGTGGCTTTCACACAAGTCAACTC AGAAGACAAGGGTGCTCTGGCCAAGCTGGTGGAGGCCATCAGGACCAATTACAATGACAGATACGATGAG ATCCGCCGTCACTGGGGAGGCAACGTCCTGGGTCCAAAGTCAGTGGCTCGCATTGCCAAGCTGGAGAAGGCAAAGGCCAAGGAACTGGCCACCAAACTGGGCTGA
- the LOC130844170 gene encoding surfeit locus protein 1 isoform X1 → MAAAVAAAAKWLGLRAGRAPARAVGRSALGIVPRPGLAWRPSRCGSSSAEATAAKTEDDSFLQWFLLLVPVTAFGLGTWQVQRRKWKLQLIAELESRVMAEPIPLPADPMELKKLEYRPVKVRGHFDHSKELHMMPRTMVDPAREAREAGRLSSAPESGAYVVTPFHCTDLGITILVNRGFVPRKKVNPDTRSKGQIEGEVDLVGMVRLTETRKPFIPENNPERNHWHYRDLEAMARLTGAEPIFIDADFKSTVPGGPIGGQTRVTLRNEHMQYIITWYGLCAATSYLWFKKFLRRTPGV, encoded by the exons ATGGCGGCGGCAGTGGCGGCGGCGGCGAAGTGGTTGGGGCTGCGCGCGGGGCGG GCCCCGGCCCGCGCCGTCGGGAGGAGCGCCCTTGGGATCGTCCCGCGCCCAG GATTGGCTTGGAGGCCCAGCAGGTGTGGCAGCTCTTCAGCAGAAGCAACTGCCGCAAAAACAGAAGATGACTCCTTCCTCCAGTGGTTTCTGCTCCTCGTTCCTGTGACTGCTTTTGGCCTAGGGACATGGCAG gtccagcGTCGGAAGTGGAAGCTACAGCTGATCGCAGAGCTGGAGTCTCGAGTTATGGCCGAGCCCATCCCTCTGCCCGCAGA CCCGATGGAACTGAAGAAGCTGGAGTACAGGCCAGTGAAGGTCAGGGGGCACTTTGACCACTCCAAGGAGCTGCACATGATGCCACGGACCATGGTGGACCCAGCCCGGGAGGCCCGGGAGGCCGGCCGGCTCTCGTCAGCGCCTGAGAGTGGTGCCTACGTGGTCACTCCCTTCCACTGCACAGACCTGGG AATCACCATCCTGGTAAACAGAGGGTTTGTGCCCCGCAAGAAAGTGAACCCAGACACACGGAGTAAAGGCCAG ATCGAGGGAGAAGTGGACCTAGTTGGGATGGTGAGGCTGACAGAGACCAGAAAGCCCTTCATTCCTGAGAATAATCCGGAGAGGAACCACTGGCATTACCGGGACCTGGAGGCCATGGCCAGGCTCACAGGCGCAGAGCCCATCTTCATAGATGCCGACTTCA AGAGCACAGTCCCCGGAGGACCTATTGGAGGGCAAACCAGAGTCACCCTGAGGAACGAGCACATGCAGTACATCATCACCTG GTACGGACTCTGTGCGGCCACGTCGTACCTGTGGTTTAAGAAATTCCTAAGACGGACTCCTGGTGTGTGA
- the LOC130844170 gene encoding surfeit locus protein 1 isoform X2, with translation MAEPIPLPADPMELKKLEYRPVKVRGHFDHSKELHMMPRTMVDPAREAREAGRLSSAPESGAYVVTPFHCTDLGITILVNRGFVPRKKVNPDTRSKGQIEGEVDLVGMVRLTETRKPFIPENNPERNHWHYRDLEAMARLTGAEPIFIDADFKSTVPGGPIGGQTRVTLRNEHMQYIITWYGLCAATSYLWFKKFLRRTPGV, from the exons ATGGCCGAGCCCATCCCTCTGCCCGCAGA CCCGATGGAACTGAAGAAGCTGGAGTACAGGCCAGTGAAGGTCAGGGGGCACTTTGACCACTCCAAGGAGCTGCACATGATGCCACGGACCATGGTGGACCCAGCCCGGGAGGCCCGGGAGGCCGGCCGGCTCTCGTCAGCGCCTGAGAGTGGTGCCTACGTGGTCACTCCCTTCCACTGCACAGACCTGGG AATCACCATCCTGGTAAACAGAGGGTTTGTGCCCCGCAAGAAAGTGAACCCAGACACACGGAGTAAAGGCCAG ATCGAGGGAGAAGTGGACCTAGTTGGGATGGTGAGGCTGACAGAGACCAGAAAGCCCTTCATTCCTGAGAATAATCCGGAGAGGAACCACTGGCATTACCGGGACCTGGAGGCCATGGCCAGGCTCACAGGCGCAGAGCCCATCTTCATAGATGCCGACTTCA AGAGCACAGTCCCCGGAGGACCTATTGGAGGGCAAACCAGAGTCACCCTGAGGAACGAGCACATGCAGTACATCATCACCTG GTACGGACTCTGTGCGGCCACGTCGTACCTGTGGTTTAAGAAATTCCTAAGACGGACTCCTGGTGTGTGA